AGCGAGGTAAGTGAAGAATTGGATCTTTAGTTGCCACCTAATCTTAGCCCACGTCTTGAGATCGAGTATGCTCTTGAAGATCAAACTATGTCTACTCGACAAGGTGGATACcaaatttttttggtgaaatggcGAGGCAAACCACACTCTAAAAATACATGGATTATATAACCACAGATTTTCAAAAGCTTAACCCCGATCACTATGAATTGTATCAAGCTTTTAACTCGTCGGAGTTGAGTTCCTTCAAGCCAGGGGAGATTGATAGGGGAAAACCTTTTAAAGTCTATTcaagaaagaaaagtaaagacataaataaattttaagtaagattaatattagttggaattaaagtaggattagtaTTTGTTGTAGTTAAATTATAGCCAATTAGGTTATAAGACaattagaattagagtcataataggttattagaatcctaatagactttggatttcttagagaagtcTATGAATAAGGCTAATTGATGTAAATCAAATGAATGAATTGATTgatgttaataatattatgttttttttctttttttattgcaAGTATTGCAATCCTCAAtagtgagactccattgattttcttctaggtgagactcctagaagacCTTAATGAGACTTGAAgatttccatcttttcttcatcatatcttctttctctttattttttattttattttattttatttttctctactataaaatttattcattgttCCTTTCCTTataccctaaaaataaaaaccctagccCAAGAGGTATACAAGGCATGAAAAGGCAAAAGAAaggtaataaaattaaatagtcaCACATGCCCTTGGATATCCTCTTTTAGAAAACAAACTCcatgatgtaggacaaccctaggatggttgcttacactcaagggtaggtggactagggtttattttttagggtgtaaggagaggaacaaagaataaattttatagtagataaatttataagataagaaatagagagaaagaagaaacaatgaagaaaagatggaaaaccttagagtctcactaaggtcttctaggagtctcacctagaagaaaatcaatgaaatatcacctttgagggttgcaaccttgcaatgaaagaaaatataatattattcatatcaatCCATccttttgatttacattgattaacctatttataagcttctctaaaaaatccaaagtctactaggactctaataacctattataattctaattttaattataacattcaaagtctactaggactctaataacctatcatgactcaaattctaattatattataactcaactagctactcctaattagactccaacaaatattaatcataatttaattctaagtaatattaatcctactttaattacaactaatacaaattccctttcttgatatatatcttgaagattcatcctcatcaattccCCTTGACTTGAAAAAAACTCAATCTTGAGTTTTAGTGATTTCCCACGATCAATTGAAATTCTAATCAATGCCTTCCACCCCTTCTTTCTTCGTCGTCTCTTTCCCATGGTAAGACAGGATCTCAGGATCTCAAGATCTCTTGAACTTGTTCAATTTCATGTCAGACAAATACTAGACTTCAAAAAACTTTTTGATGTTGTACAACAAGTTGATAATTCTTGAAATAATTATATGTCTTCAACAAGCTTGTGGAAAGTTGTTTCCACACTCttcttgtaaattgttttgtagaagaataagattcttgaattccctatattcaaaagaaatttcagcAGATTCTTCATGTTTGCCACCACTCGTGATAATGTTTAGCCTTGGGAAGTCAAACATCgattcttcttcaacttcttcaacttctttgaGCTTTTCTATTGGTTGATCTAGGATTAGTTTCATCACCTCTTGCTTTCTAGATTCATGATTGATgatttctttctcctttttagTAACTTCGACTTGCTTTTTAGTAAGAATATTTGATGGCTCTTCTAGTTTCAAGGGTGCTAATTTTTCCTCTAGTTGCTTATGTGGTGGAATTTCCTTCATTGGACAAAGGATCTTCTTACGCCCATTGCGCACAAGTGTGTAAGTGTTCTCATATCCATCATGTTGGACCCTTTCATAAAAACCATGGTCTTCCAAGCATAATATGGGCAACTTTCATCTGCAAAATATCACACCATGCtgataactcaaaattattactGAAATTAAACATCACTAGACAACGAGAACTCACCAAAATAGATGTGTCATTTACCCATGCTATTTGATAGGGATTTGGATGATCTTCTGTCTTTAGATTAAGCTTCTCAACAAGCTCCTCTGAAGCTAGATTGGAACAactacctccatcaataatcAAAGTACATAGTCTCCCTTGACAAGCAACACAAGTTTGGAAGATGCTAGTACGTCACCAATCCTCCTCTTCATTTAGCCTTGGTATGTTCACCAATGGCTGCATAAAAAAGTTGTAGCCTTCAACCATGTTTGCATACGTTGCTCCACTCCTCAATTACATATGCCTTCATGCCAAGAATTTTCGCTATaataccaaaattgatgtaggacaaccctaagatggttgcctacactcaggGGTGGGTGGActaggatttattttttagggtgtaaggagaggaacaaagaataaattttatggcagataaaattataagataagaaatagagaaaaagaaaaaacaatgaagaaaagatggaaaaccttagagtctcactaagaccttctaggagtctcacctagaagaaaatcaatggaatctcaccattgagggttgcaaccttacaatgaaagaaaatataatattattcatatcaattcatccctttgatttacattgattagcctatttataggtttctctaaaaaattcaaagtctactaggactctaataacctattataattctaattataattataacatacaaagtctactaggactctaataacctatcatggctcaaattctaattatattataactcaactagctaattctaattagactccaacaaatattaatcctaatttaattttaattaatattaatcctactttaattacaactaatattaattccctttcttgatatatatcttgaagattcatcctcatcactCCACATAGTCAACCTTTAGGAAAAATCAACACTCAACAGATTGGAGAATTCCTTTAACACAACGATAATCCCAAAGAATGTCTTCATCCAAATTTCTAATCAATCTAGAATATTGGGAGGCATTCAAATTTGTGAAAGATTACATCATCATTAGAAACAAACCAAagtcataaaataatattgaaaattatgattaaacTTATTTTGACTAGACCAAAACATTATTTACTACAACTCAAGATTTGGAAGAGATCTAGGGAAGTAAAATTAGCTAGCTCCAGGACAACTCCAGCAAAAGATGACTAAGGAGAGCACCATGGAATGGTCCAAAAATAAAAGCCTTTTTTGAAGAACATCATAGTTAAAGCGTCAAAGGAGAAGCAAATCTGTAATGGGCTGTCAAAACTACTATTTCTGTGGGTTGGTTGATCATGGGGACTCTGAAAGTGCTTGTGAGTATTCTAGCCATACTATGGCAACTGGACGAAGTTCAAAATCCAGCTACATACAAAATTAGATGGACAAGTTGATCAGCTAGACAAAAGAGAGAGACagcataaatttttttccattttgacgCTAATCTAAGACAAAAGAAGTTTATCAGCAAGCTTCTAGTAAAGTAAACATCCACCAATTCTCctgaatcaaattatattacCGAAAACAActttactttaaattttgggatttttatcTGTAGACAGCATTCAGAGTTGAGTATCTAAAATGGTGTGGGAAGGTCAcatgttgaattttgaaattctaataatttttggAAGCTATATTTGTTAAATCTAGTATAGAAAATGCACAGTACTTTAACTATCTATGTTGTGCTTTAAAatatcaagagaaaaaaaaaggacaagaaGTTATAAACTTTCCACAAGTGCTGTATTAATCTACTCtaccaaaattttcatccacATGATTTAAGTTGCGTgttatgaattattattatcagcATGTCATAATTATCGGGGTCAACAACTTATGTGCATCAAATGTGTCACCTAATTATTTGTAATTCTGGGatacataaaaattagattGATTAGTTATTTATCACTCTTCACACCctctgaaaatttttaattttaggggTGTCACGCATATGCcctcagggaaaaaaaaaatcaaatggcattacaatttattaatttaacatTGACCATCATTTCTACTCAAAAGGAAAGTTTAGAAGCAACTTCAAAGTATGttgggaaaaaataataaaaagaaaagaaatatatctaTAATCACTGCAATGAACAGATGAGCACAACATCAATAgatatcataatttttcaaacagTAGTAAAACTTCAATATATTTGTGGTCAGAAAGGAAAATTTAATAgcaaaatcaattaatattcATGCTTGATTGAACAAGATAAGGAAAAAGATAATTCTCCTAAAAATCAGAATTGTAAAGAAGTGACGAATACAAAGGTTTAACTTACTTCATGAGGATATCATAGTACTCAGGATCCAAAGAAGAGAACAATGAATCCACATCTTTTATAGCCATCATAGCTCTATGCACCACTATCCAATTAGCAGACTACAATAACCTTCAATCAATTTCTCTTCATTtctataataaaacaaatctgAGAAAGAGATTTATAGTTCTGTTTGGCCGCAAAGAAAATACAGGAAGCACAAAGAAACCACAGTTCCGAATCCAAGATTTGTCATTGTTCAGGACGCGAGAAAACTAATCCTCAATACTCCAACCGAGTCTTAATACAACTATTCCCGTTAATTAAGCCAAaacaccacaaaaaaaaaaaaaaaaaacatttcacattgtactttctttttctcttccctacttttctcagcaaccaaacagaatgcacaaaaagaaaaaaagacggATACCTTGCATCGCTCGTCTCTTGTATTGGGAGGCGAACCTTCGAGAGCAGTTTTGAGAGCTTCGATAGGTTTATGCCTGCAAAAGTAGGGGTGAATCAAATTAGTGTGGGAGAAAACgaaaaaatgagagagattAGGGTTAATTACTGTTTGAGTAAGCTCTCGATTTTCCTAGATTTGTGTTCGATTCTGGTTATGATGGCTTCTGCATTGTCCGCTTCCACGAATTCCTTCGTTCCTGCCATTTTCTCAGGCAAGTACTACAATTTTCTCGCGCGAGAATGCtgagaaaatattatttagcaAGTGGAGGTCAAAACTTCTCAAACGAggtggttttaattttaattccgcatcatattttttattttgagaaatagaGGGGCTGCTTGCTgctgttttttttaaaaaaaaaaaaaaaaaaaaaaaaaaaatcagtttttgaaaattattcccaatttttataaaataaaaatctatttaaaaatcttttttttttaaaaaaatatgttttaaaaataatttttatatttaattttttatttttaattattctacattttatataattattttttaaaatagtttttaaaaaacaagtgaaaataataaaaaacaattaaaagattttatttaaaaacattattttttttgtttttaaaaacaaaaaatagaaaataatttttagttacgAAACGATGTTTTTTGTTccgaaaaatagaaaactattttaaaaaacaattctcaaataCATCCAACTTCTttgaaaaaaacataataacataaaaagtgaaaatttattttataatcttaaaaatgttataaatataaaaatttgttttatcgTGAAAACTTATGGATAATAATCAATATtgatgtaaatatttttctcttatatatatatatatatatataaacttgataataaaataatatcctATTTTTCtaaggttttcattttttttttgtttattttttaaattaatttatttgacaaTGCATTATCAACATGATATGCTATTTTATTTAGCATAATCCTAAGGTTAAAAAAGCTTCCCTTTTAATTTCCTCTTGTGCTATTctttaaggaagaagaaaaatactTCCATGGATTATTTCATAATTGAAGTAGGATATAAAAGACTTAGAACTTATTTGacgttattttaaaatatgtttttaacatttttaatacttaaaattttttgttaaaagagtTATTTCAAGTGCTAGAAAGGTTaaaacgtttcctaaaattattatcaaatggattgtttagagtttatttgataatgattttatgaaacgcttttaatttaaaaagtgtttttgataaaaaaatatatatatatatatataggtatatgataatatttagaaaacacatctaaaaatatgaaaaattacttatagtgtgttttttatcttttgttttttttttttttttttccgtagAACTCATAGTTTGAagctatttaaattttatatattttcattatcgGAAGTTATAAAGGAATTATAtgaagtttttcatttttgaatcgAATTATTGAAATTCTTAATATACTACGATTCAAATTCAATTTGCTTTTATCCTCATTATTCTTTTTGCTAGTTATGAAGGTTGAAATCTATAAAATTGTACATTCCATGTtatggaaaaaattaaattacatatttattacATGCAtgtgttatattttttaaatgcgtaaatataattgataaattGATTTGAAGACATTTATCTCGTTAATTGTACAACACATAATAATTAATGTTAACATATAACAAGTAAACTTGATTGTAAACTCtagaaaagataaaattatgtCACTAATGATGTACAATTTCATGTAAATGACACCTTATATTATATCAGATTCAAAACAATCCGATATGGTGAACTCATTACAAATCATGtagatatatattataaaactaTAAGTTTGTAcctaatgaatattttatttatacccCTTAAGATAGTATGACatgttttagaaattattattttaacgaGCCAATTTTTTCCCCATTAGAGGAAGTAAGTTGATtccaaaaatgaatattttaattatgaggATCGTTGAAACCCATAAGAGTATTGGTTTCCTTATAgcccaattttaaagttgattcaatattccactATGGAGAATCGACTGAATTCTAAtattctatgtaaataataatgaaatgcTATGTGTTtgggtctatgacctactatacattgtgtttagtctttctatgaattggtgtttgtagTTTAACAATATGAAAACTATCAACCTTTCCAAACTATCTTTACTATTCTTAAGTCATAGATCATCTTATTGTGTGTTTAACTAATATGTCCTATCTCTCAAAAAACTTAAGTCAAGTTCTatttaaggaactactatgactaTAGTAAccatgaacacacctctttAGGATCACCAAATAAGACACTTTGTTTTAATcttataagatatcatggtgtctctattgaaaatatctaTTGCTATTGattttcatcaatagtgacatAATCCATAGATAAAATATGATTAGCTTACAATCTCATTTGTAAGTCAAAATCACTACTAACTTTaacataaactcaatattctctaaTGGTTAATAAACAATACAATGGAGAAGCTTGGTGAGGTTATGACTAtttgataaccttaagttatgACTCATTGTAAGTCTTGTTTAATGTGTAATCAtatacattagtgcactcaccatgagaaattCATTGGCCAAAACTAACTATCCCTCAAATTAGGAGATAGTGCACTACAACTtctaatggattgcctaagttcATGAATTGActgtgaacaagtcatttacTTGTAAagaacctatgacttggatTTTTGTGCAACTTATAACGAACCCAAGTCGTGTACAATCCAAGAGATGTAAGGCGAGAATGTTCATAAAGTGTAATACAtagaataaggataaataaaagtgaaacttgaatatcattaaataaataatgaatttcaaatctattacatcatgcCATGCTCTTAAGAACTCTATCCAAACAATTGTAGTATCTAAAGAGCTAGATAGGATACTGGATGCCACTTATGTGGTGCTCCGACATCCTATCCAACATTCTCCTTTCTAATTCTTCACTCGATGAGCAATGTTTGAGAGTTTGTAGGGCATTAAAACCTAATATACATAAATCACCTTTTGAACTTGATTTTAATCTTGAAAACACATctaaattgaattaattaatcaataaaataaattttcaatttttgcattaaagtataaaaattaaaccACATAGACTCAAACTACAAAGCTCTCAACTTAAGATAAAGTATTTTATGAATTATACAGAGCATCAAGCTAATTGCATAGTAGTTAAATGCCTAATCTTCAAGCTAAAAAAGAATATAGAATctatatcataaaaaatcatTGATTTAATTCTAAGATATCAACTTATTGTCTAATTACCAGTCTTGATGacctctaaaaaaaatcatgcaatTAGTCTAAGgaaatatcataattatataTAGTTAATTTGACTTCCTTGTAGCCAACTTTCTATTTAAAATGACTTTTTGTGATTTTTGCATTAGGTTAGAACAAGTTGATAGGATCGTCTTGTTACATCCACATGCCTCCTAGGAAAGGGAAATAGAGGGATGAGTTTCTTTTGCTTTTGGCATAAAGGGCCCTAATAAGAGGCCAATATGACAACTACTAGCTTTGTGGCTAAGCACATTTCTTGAGATATGGATTATTGTTCTATTTAGGATATGCAGGCTTTTAGTCACACAAATAGTTTAATGTACTTGTCAGTGGCTGACCTGAGATATGGATCATTGAAGGCACATTGAtacatatgcatttttttttatttgaattgagattcaaaaccaaattataaattttaaaaaggggCTCTCCATcaatttgttaaatatgtttggaactattctcaaaaataattttatgctttttataacataatatagttttataaattaaaaaatatatttgacaattttttttaactaaaaataattttttaagaatttgttttgaaaataagttgtttttttttttttttaaaaaagaattttgaggtgtttttatgtttttcttgtgGAGTATTTTGAGaaacaattcaaaatatagAGAATACTTTATGGGTAGCCCGATTGATCAGGGTGAACACTAGCAAGTGTGGTCCCAATAAGCGGCACATGATCCTAAATTTAAATTCTGTCATTGATGATATCTTGAATTTACCTTGATGTTGGTTATTGCAGGAGTACCTTGAGGATCCTTAtagagagtcctaagggcttggtcatggtatatatatatatagagagagagagagaatgctTTGGGAACTTTGCATATACCTAAGTGCACAATGCTTTCATGGATAATAagccaaatatatatatatatatatttgcataattaggttcccaaacaaaattttgattatgaaaaaaattgaaaactattccttgaaattattataaaaaatcatccttttagaactattttaaaaaatgttgtcAAACAACCTTagctttgctttttttttttttttttgtaatcaaaCACTCCCTTAGAAAATGTCATAATCACTTATACCTAAGTTTGGTTTAGGATTGCTTTTTACTCTTGACTTAACCTAAAAGGtaaaattgaaactaaaaacaaatgtCACAATTTCAAAGGAGCACTctttatattatgaaaattctttcaacaaaatcacTTAAACATGATAAGAAACAACTAttgatctttaaaaaaaaattagttctaGAAAAGCCCACCCAAACAAGGCTTTTCATTACAATTTTAGAAGtcaatttcttttaaagctcaataatttttattttaataaaaatgcttttaattaaagaaaacccCTCAAGTACTTAAAAGAGTAATAATAACATCACCtactatgaaaattaattattttttaatttttaaaaattgtttcacaTTAATCATAGCTTCAACTTAAGTTTCAATTTCTATTAAAGCTAACTCTCCAAATGATGAAATGTTTAGTGCTTAGCATTTGGCAAGTTTAAgattgaagaaagaaagaattaagCTTAACTTACAAGTGATAGTGCTTTTGACATcattaaataagagaaaagaaTGGAGGTAAGTGGTTTGTTTAACAACTTTGTCATGGGGTGAGATTGAAGATACAATTAAAGTTGTTTAACAACTTTGTCATGGGATAAGATCGAAGATTATATGcctattgtttttcaatttgaatAGAGTAaaagatgcaaaaaaaaaaaaaaaaaaaaaaaaaaaaaaaaaaaaaaaagaaaagaaaaaggaagaagaagaaaatgtaagaaaCGAAGAAAAGTGTggcttaaattatttttcttaattatgtaaattattataaataattaccatccatttttatttttatcaaggatatagaaataaaattttagtttttttttcttaaattatacatgtttaattataatataattatttaggctatgtttggtttttggaaatgcgagggaaagaaaataaaaaagaaaagtaaaaaaaaatgaaagaaaataaaaaataggtttaaatttaataaattatttttttatattacttcaaactcttttcacttatttaattcttttatttaaaaatataaaaatttattaataattgtaattttcttttgtattttttgatgataaaatcaaatataataaaattattttctttaacatattttttctattactttttggaaccaaatatagtcttaatatccatttggatacacttcttattttctgctttcaaaattaaaaaactaacaataacatataagaatttttacaggtttatattgaaaatttaatgattttaaaaattgtttaaaaaattgaggtattaaaaaaatttaataccttaaattttaaaatttttgcactATATCTATACTTTTTGTAGAagatattttatgattttttatttaaaaattaaaaaaatacgcAAACACATActtattaagtttaaaatttgaaaatttaagaatttcattcaaaaataatatttcattttatttgacaaagaattaaattttaggataaaaataattaatattat
The sequence above is drawn from the Vitis riparia cultivar Riparia Gloire de Montpellier isolate 1030 chromosome 15, EGFV_Vit.rip_1.0, whole genome shotgun sequence genome and encodes:
- the LOC117931652 gene encoding actin-related protein 2/3 complex subunit 5A, translated to MAGTKEFVEADNAEAIITRIEHKSRKIESLLKQHKPIEALKTALEGSPPNTRDERCKSANWIVVHRAMMAIKDVDSLFSSLDPEYYDILMKYLYRGLSTGDRPTCDQCLRIHEKLTERAGLGCILRSLADTVNTV